The segment TTGCATACATCTGCAATGGGGAAGCAAGAGTTTTTCGATCAAATTTGTCACGCAACCCAACACCACGCAGTTACCAAGGCGCCATAACTGCTGCCGAGGTTGCACGGAGGAGCCGAGAGGGAGGTGAAAGCTGCAGAAAGACACTGCGCAGTAACTGTGATGGCTCATAAACTACTAGACCTTAACCTCAGCTTCCTTTTAGACACAGAGCTGTGAGAACGTACCTGCGTATCGTTTGCGTGGCAAAAATTGGACCGCAGAACCGCACAACTAAGAAGTATCACACCGTGAGGCgacaagaaaaaacccaaaacacaatgGGCACGGCCTGATAGGTCAGGATTTTGCAGGCTGAGGAAGCCACTGCCCTCGTGATTTTTTAAAAGCGACCTGTTATGAAAACAGCGGCTTAGGCATGTGAATTGCCACGATTCTCAACAAAACCTATCTTATTCAGTATCATGATTTTAAGATAATCTACAACAGACAAAATTGAAGGAAACCAAACAACACAGGCAGATAATTATAACCATAAAAATCTTATCTTAATCAGTATGGTTGACTTTTAATTACCAGTTAGTACACTGCAGACTAAGTGCATCGCAGCAGCAGAGCTCGCTCCATACCAAAAGCAAACTCCACCAAGACTCCTTTGTACGATGCTCCATCTGAGTTACTGCAGCTACGCTGCATCAAGGACCAACTCCAGTCTGGAAACAATCCAGTCACACCATGCAGTGCAGAAAGCGAACAGAGCAGGCTGCGCTCGGGCTGGCTCCACATAACGCCTCAGCGACCCCGCGCAGCATCGCCGGCACCAGGGACGGCAGAGCCGACCGGGCTCAGCAGGGCCTGCGACCGCGGACCGGGGCCCTGCCAAGCCCAGACCTCTCGGACCCGTCCGCAGGAGCTCCCATGCGAGCAACCGGACCCACGCGGCGACGAGGAAGTGCCGCCTTGCGAAGCCAACACGgcctgggcagggctgccctgAGCCGAAGCCACCCGCGGAACGCGCCCGGCCGGGCACGGCCCCGGCGCCCGGCGCTCTCCGTCCCGGCCACCCCCGCTAAGGGACTCGCTCGGTGTCTTTCTGCGCCTCggggctgccccccacctctcccGGGCgacccccgccgcgccccgggaGCGGCGAACCCCGGGCCCTcgcgcggccccgccgctcgGGCTTCCcttcggggcgggggggggggagggacggGGACGAGATCGCACACGCTTCATTCCCGCGCCGCCCCCTCGGAGCTCGGGCccgccggggcccggcccgccccgtgGCGGAGTGGCGGCGCCGGGCGCGCTCGGGGCGGGAGAGgcccccgcgccgccctccCCGCAGCGGCGCCgggcgcggccgggccgggccgggccttCCCGGGCGGGCGCTTACCGAGAGGCGGCTCCGCAGCCGGGCCCGGGAGCGCGTCCCGCAGCGGACATGGCAGcggcgcccccgcccgccgcagGCCGCCCGGAAGCAGAGCGGCGGCCGCGGAAGTGacgggggcggccccggcccgggccgcggcgggcggccgcggggcagCGGGCGCGGGGGTGTCCCCGCAAAGCGGGCGCCTCGGGTCCGGGCACGACACCAGACCCGCGCCGGGCCGAGGCGCCTTATTCGGCCCGTTGCCGCGCAGAgccgcgccccgcgccgctGCAGGGCGTTTGTCCGGTTCCGTGTGTCGGTCGCAGCCGGTGCTCGCACCCCCAGCCGCTAATTATTTACTTTCTCATTTCGCCCTAGAGGCACAGCTCCCTTTCAGTCCACCACGCACGCTCAGAGAGCGAGGGGCTTATGTGAGTGGGGGGTTTCTGCCTATGGGCGCGACTTTTAGTGTTAGAATGATGATAGTTCGCCTGAAGGACACCGGGTTTTAGTTCTTCTCCACATCCCCGGTAGCTGTTCTCGACTACGCGCTTTGTCACCCCGCTCTCGGCGCCTCCGGAGGCGGGACGCTCCCTCTCGGTCTCGGCTCTCCTCGCGGTTACGGCCGCGTCACCCACACCTGCCGGCCTCGGCTCAGTCTGTTTCCAGGCTGGGGTGGGCCACGCTGACGGCTCAGCAGAAGGTGCCATTTCCCCCGGGATATCGAGGGGGGCCTCGGCTGGGCCGGGGGTCGCGGCCGCCGCGGCGCTGTGGGGCGGCAGCGCAGCGCGGGGGGCCGCAGCAGGGCTcgccccccgccgcgctgcTGGAGCCGCGGGACGCGGTGCCGCCGGAGGAGCCTGCCCGGGCCGGCCGGAGAGGCCGGGAGTTCTGCCTGGCCTTGGAGCTCCAGCGGGTTTTTCGGAAGCTCTTTGCTCTCTgaaattctttctttccccttcccttcttaGCGGGTCAAAACGTGCTGAGCCTTTAACTTCGCCTCTCCCAAGAGCTTGCttggtgatttaaaaaaaactagcACAGCACCAAAACAGGCTGTGTCCGCGTGGCACCGAGGCTTCTACCTTGAGTGTAAATACAGAGGGGTGAGAAGGTGGGAGAAGTTAAAAGGCAAAACACTTGGGGAATACgctttatttaaaagaactttTTGAGGATGCATTTTATTGCAAAGTAAAGCGGAGTAACACAACATTGTGGTAAAACCGCATAATTCCAGGAACAGAAGTAGAAGCTCAGGCTGGTTTTTAGAAGCGCATTGCTACTGTCGTAATTACTGCAACATATCCTCCTGAAGCATCCTTGGGGCTTTTTCCTCCACCTACCCTTTTCCTTAAATGCCAGTCTACATTTGCCCTCTGAGCCCACGCTGGCCTTACAGCTGTTTTCTGTGGAGTAAAGCAAGTTATTTACCCACAGTAAGCAGCCTATACTGTAAACTCTGTTGCAAGCTTTCCAGGAGTCAGCAAGAGATCACGCATTTACCAGATCTCCACATAAAATCCCTTTCCATTTGCTCTAAGAGTTCCCAAACTCCATCTGTTCGGTGCTTTAGGGGCTGTGAAGCAAGAGAGCTCCGCTATGgcaaggggaagaggggaaagctCCACCCCGTCTGCCAGCTGCAAGAGCTCCTCAGCCACAACTGGCCGTCTGGGGAGGGCAGAAATACCGAGGTTCCTCCAGCAAGCGGGATTTAGgcttttaaattacagaaatcgCCCCCCTTGCTGTGTGCTACGGCTTGGATGGCTGCACATCCAGGGCAAAGCTTTGAACGTGGCTGAGGGACCTAGTCAGGGAATGATCTCTCTGCCAGGAGGTGCCAGCAGGTGCCCTTTATGGGTGGCCATTACTGGAGCAGAGTCCAGGACCAGGAGGGAAATGCATTCACGTTGTGATCAGGCTCTTTCCTCCGCCTGGCACTGGGCCTGGGGTGCATGGCTGGCCCTGACAGATGGcgttagaaaaagaaacaccttGGTTCTTTTGCTCATTTGCCCAAATAAGCATAAAAGCTGCCTGAGGAGCTTCAGGTCATACATCTGAAGGACCCATATCTCCACTGAATCTAGGCAAAGTCTGATACAAACATTGCTCCTGTCTTTGGAAAGACCCGAGCTTGTCTTTCACATTTTCTGGTGGGTGTAAGAAGACTCCTGACCTTGCATATGATTAATCAGTGTCACAGGTCAGATAGATACACTTTTTCTGTCATCAACAAACTCTGCTATATAGTTTAGGGAACCAAAAACCGTTGTGAAAACAAGTAAGTTCCCTTTCCTGCCCAATTTCCTGTGCTGGATTGAGCAATTTGGGTCAGAAGAGGAACCTCAAGCACCTCATGATTAGTAACAGAACTCAGCACCCCTGGAAAATCACTTTGCCCTGGTTCCCAactggctgcagccagccctgagTGAGGAGTCTCCAGTCTTGCTGGAGTGCATGAGTTCATTTTCTGCCAAGTGTCCTGTATCACTGCGCAGCACTGATTTACTCAGAAAGTGGCCATGACCTGACCTAATACTTCACTTGTGGTAGGATATCAAGAACTCAGCAGCTTCATttcttcaaagcagaaatagaaaagctgggggaaggaataATGTACAGTTGCTTGCTACAACcctaatttaaataaataagaacaaaaatactgaagcattgtaagcttttttttttttttcgtatCATAATGCCCATGCTGAAAATAATCTTCTGTTATTTGGAGCCTCCAAAGTGAGATTGGATTTCCACAGACATGTGGAGTCAGCCACAAATTACTAAACTGAGGGTAAGAGGCCACTGGTTTGCCAGCCCCACTATCATACAAGAAGCCAGGGCGGGCCACAGTCCCCTTTGGACATAATGCTgctctgggggtgggggctgaggcACTGCCAATTtctcttcctgttcctgcctACTAGTTCAGTCACTTGACTGATTCAAGAGCTGGAAGCAAAGGCTAAAATTTGTAATAGCTACTCTCAGACATCGGTCAAAGGATAGACCCCAGCAGACCATGCAAGTAGGTAAGAAGGGATCAGAGGTGCAGATCTCTCTGATGGCATTTGAGGAACTCCTTGGACTTCTAGCCCCTCAGGAGCTTCTTCAGCTCAGTCTCTCCTCACAGAACAAGGCAAGCTTCTTGGAAAAGTCACTTGATGATGCTAGCAACTCAGTCTGTTCTTCTAGGTCTTTTAGCAGCCTCTTACAGGTCTGATACCAGATTCTTTGTGGGAGCTGAGCAGGCAAAGAACCAGGGATGGTGCTACCTGGGCTGACACAGTGGGTAACTTCAGTGCACTTAGCTTCTagctgctcactgcagagaCCCAGTGACCTATTTCTTTCATGTAAAAGCAGATCCTCTGAGCTGTTATCAGTGCCCGCAAGAACATCAGCCCAGGCAGAAGGTGCTTTTCTGCCAGGTTATTACAGGTCCCAGTTCTGCCAGTTGCATGGGATAGAAGAAATGAGCATCCATCCATTCATCTTtctaatggggaaaaaaagccataatATCCTGGTCCTCTGTTGTGTTCCTCAGTGCTTCTTCTCGAGAAGATGAGTGACTAATTCATGCACCTCAGTCTGCAGTCAGAACAGAACTGACCTAGATCCTGATGGCATCCTCTTGGTGAATGGTGCCCTCAATCCCTGTGTCTGTGGTTTGCCTGGAGCACTTGCGGCTCCCTTTCATGCTTTTCAGGTTTTCTGAAAGATGCTTCTGGAACTTCTTGGTGAGGAAGCAGTAGATGATTGGGTCCAACACACAGTTCATACTCAAGAGGCACAAAGTCACCTGGTGAGCATCATTGAGGAGTTGGCGCAAGTGACAGTCTTCCTTCTTCCAGTGCTCCAGAACAGTCAGGGTCCAGGGCAGGTCCACTATGTGATGAGGGACAAAGCTTATGATGAACACACCCAGCACCATGCAAACCATCCAGAGCGCCCTTTGCTTGACGTGAGCTCTCTTCTGTGGCTGCACTGATTTGGAGAACAGGGTCCTGATAATGATGATGTTCCAGCCTagtataaaaaggaaaattatatagAAGAGGACGCAGATGATTATATGAATGGCAAGAACAGCTGAAACACTGCCAGAAGGCTTATAGCGCTCAAAGCACCGCGTGAAATTCCTCAGATTCATCTCCTCCTGATTAGTATTTTTGTCAAAAAGGTAATACAAGGAGCTGCCCACTGTTATGATCCAGATAGCTGCTGATATGTAGATACCCCTTCTCTGGGTGGTAAACTGAGCAGCTTTAATGGGATTAGTCACGGCTTGGTAACGGTTGTATGTGATGACCATCAGAAAGGCAACAGAAGAGTAAGtgttaacaaaaaataaacaaccagCCACATTACAGAGGAACTCAGGCATGATCCAGTCTCCATTGTTGCTATAGTAAATAATCCACATTGGCATCGTAATCAAGAAGAGCAGGTCAGCTACTGTCAGGTTCACCATGAATATCTTAATTTCATTGAGTTTCTTGGTGGGGTAAATACGGCTGAAAATCCAGAGCACATAGCAGTTGGCAACAAAGCCCAGAATGAAAATGATGCTGTAGAAAATGGTGAAGAGTTTGTAGCGAAACTCGGAGTCTATTTGGCATAGAATGGAGGACCCAGCGCTGCCTTCAGCACCACTCTTATCCTTTCCAGACATCGTGGTGCTGAGTGGGCACGTCTGAAGCAGAATTTTGTGCTGTAGCTTTTCTTCTTACctaaaaatacaaagcataACACGAGCTGATTGATATGGTGCCATTGCTAAGCCAAAGCCCACCTCTCATTTTCAGCTGTCTGTGACCACAGGAGTTCTGCTCCGTGCCTTGGCTCCAGCTACAGacacctgccctctccccttGGTCCTCTCTTTGATGCCATTCCCACACCTTTGTGTCTTCATCCAGCGTTGTTCGCTGCAGTGCGGATCTGAGATCACTAATCTCTAATCTCAGAAGACTTTCCTGTGTGAGCGTTCTTAGACAAAATCATCTGGTACTCTGCTCCGTCTCAAGCTTCTTAATCTTTTACTATAAGCAAACAGGTTTTCTGGGTCTCTTTTTCCCCCCGTGGTTCCTAATGCTTTCTAACTTGCCTGCACTTATTTTTACCTAGGGATTCCAGAAGTGAAACAATACCTGGTAAAAATGTCTCACTGGTGCCGTTTCCAGAGTCGCCCTCTACTTGctgttttctgacattttccttcttaCACTTGTAaagattgtttttttctttcagaagcttTATAAGCTGTATTTTCCTAGTCACAGGCACCGTAGGATCTCACATTCACTTCATAGGCTACCAGAGCTCTCAGTTTTTTTACTCAGTGAATGATGTAAAAGATGAGTCACTAATACTAACAGGTGATGTTTTGTGGTACGTTGTTGACTATAACTACAGTTTATCTCTCTTAAAACCCTGGCTGTTGTCTCTCATGCCATTATTTTGAACTCAGGTTGCCATCAAACCCATCTGCGCTCTCCCCCGCGGTGTCTGCACCAAATGCATgtgtcagcagcagcaattcTGTACTTCCCTGTGCCGCTGCTGAGGCTGCTGACGAACACTGTCCCTAAAGAGATGCTGTCAGGTTTCTATTATTACCAGTCCCCACCACAGTTAGTATTTCTTCAAACCTTGCCTCCAGTTTGGACGTAGAGAATTCCTGCACCATCAGTACTGTATGTGTTCTAGTCTCAGAATGTACTGAgcctggctgggatggagttcgTTTTCCCCGcagcagccctcatagtgctgtgctttggtaACACCCGGTggtttggctgctgctgagcagcgctcAAGGCTGTCTCTCCATTTCCCCCCTCACCAGCAGGCGGGGGGTGGGCAAGGTCTGTGGAGGGGATGCgactgggacagctgacccaaacgGACCAAGGCGATATGCCATACCAGATGCTGTCCGCTCAGCAATAAAGgctaagagaaaggagaaggaatggggggggggggggaattcaTTATTTATGTTTGTCTCGGGAGCAGCTGCTACCTGTACTGAAGCCCTACTTCCCGGGAAGTGGGTGGACatcacctgctgatgggaagcagaggattaatctttgttttcattttgcttctgtgcatggcctttgcttttgcttttattaaactgcctttatcttgacccacgagggttttttttcatcttattttcaccccctgccccattcAGCCAGAGTTACATGGGTTTGGTCTAATCCCTTGTATACTTTAACCTGCTGCTTTTATGATCCAGAGGACATAGATGCCTGTTCTTGGCTCTAGCTCCAACTCCCTGTCTGACGCTGGGCAGGCACTCACCTCTCCTGACATAATCCTGCAGAtctgcttgtttttctcttcctttacgGGAAGATAACGGACTAATGCATGTGACGCAGTTTGAAAGCCATGGGCAAGGACACTAGGTTGCTCACTGATGGTAAACTTGCTGTGTTTTTAACCTAATTTGCAGAGCACGGTGGTTTTCCTTGAGCGTGGTAAACTGTGCTGCCAGTCACGAAGCCCAAACTTCTTGTGTCAGTTACAACGGGAATGCCGGGTGCTGTGCATTGTAATGTGcttgccccagctctgccagccccttGGACAGCAAGGAGttttccctgctgcctcctgagaAGGCACCCTCCTGCCTTGAAACTTTCTGGATCTTCCCCAGCAGCAGACAGTGGCATGAAGCCCCATCTCACCCTCTCTGGGTTGAGTCTGTCTTTGTGCCCATGTGCAGTTGGTTCCTCATTAGCACATTTGCAATTTTCCCCTGAAATGGGGAAGTCAGCCCTAGTTCAAGAAAGCCCTacctttcttcagaaaactctGCAAACCACTTGGTACCTCTTCCCAGCTGTTAGGAGAGGGAGTCAATAGTCACCTCCCTGGGCCTGTCCCTCCTCACCCCTCACAGCTCCCCTAAGGACGGGACAACTACAGACACCCACAACTTGTCCTTGGCCCTTCACAGGCTGCTGcgtgctgggcagcactggggtttgagtgCCTTTAAACTCGATCCTTCAAGTGTTTCATGTGAATTATGTTCGTCCCATGTTCCACATGAATTAAGAAGTAGCTGTGGCAGTGGTAGTAGTTGGCTGGGTGACACATGGATCTGTACTCCTTCACCTTGATCTCTGCCACCCTGCTGAGAACCCACTGATCTCTGAGGGGTAGTAGCTGAATCAGGCGGTGGTAGCCAGGAGGTGAGGATGGCGTGGGCTATGGCAACTCAGGGTCTGGCCACGGAGGTCTGGCACACCCCTGCTCTGTCACTGCGGCACTCCCTGCTGCCCTGCGGAGAGGTCCCAGAGGGGACAGGgctctgtgctctgctccctgtTCTGCCTTCATGCAGGACCCAAGGCAAGTCCTACTGGTCATCTCATGGATCTCTTTCCACACCCTCATCTATGTATGAAAAGTGGTGGTTGTTGCAAGATGGTCTTAAAGAAATGTCCATGTCAaagcccagctctcccaccCACTGAGGGATTGTCCCCAGCAAGGACATACACCAGTTGGAAGGGTTTGCATCTCCCAGCTCGGGAGGGCACCTGCAAGATGCAGACATTCAGGGAAGGGgtgaggctctgcaggggcaAGAGAAGCTTGTGTTTGATACACTATTCTGATGTTAGaataaggaaattaaaaagtcCTAACTACCCAAGATTGTTAGAgaacttcagggttttttccagTCTGCATCTTAAACCCTCTGATCTGACTATCTGCCAACTTCAGCAGCTAGTTCTGGTGCTTGGGGCTGGAATCTTTGCAATGAAAGGTGCTCTATTACCACAGCACCAGGCCTGAGTATACCAAGAgtggggggaaataaaaaaaaaggtgatgcaTCCCACTAGCAGAATTCCTGAGGAGTGGCCACATCCAATACATAGGCACCACTGTTATTCACAAAGTCACTTTAGACCTTGCCAAGGTGCACCGTCCATCTACTCCTCTGTTTCTGGTGCTGTACGTGGGCAGGGCAGCCTCCCAGCTTTGCCCAGGAGCTCTGGTGAACTCTACTGGTGGGGTCTGAGGCCTGGCCATCAGCTGCCAGATCTAGCAGATGTCGTGGAAGGGAGTGCAAACCTGCGCATCCCCCTctgctgcaaagccctgcaCAGAAGATGGGTTTGAGCTAAGGGGCTGCTCTCTGACCTGGAGAGATGAAGGCAGGGACATGCACTATGTTGTTAAGTCTGCTAGAAATCTCTGGCAAAGGCGGGCTGTGGGAGATGGCAGTGCCGTCTCCTGGCCCCAACAGCACTTGGTCTTTGCATTAGTAGCCTGTCCAGTGCCAATGCCAAGGTTCTTCAGGGAATCAGAAGAAAGTTGTTGTTCCCCTCTTTCTTGTCAAGCCAGATACTCTACAAAATCCAGCTAGAAGAGAGCATGGCACCATGCCCAACTAAACTTTCTCAATACCTCCTTTCCTAAGGAACTTGAGCTCACATCTCCTGTTCACCTGTGAGATGTCCAAACCCTAGACTCTGGAGTACTGTATGGGGCACCTCACTCAGCCTCTCCTGTTGAAGTGGTTCTCCTTTGTATAAAACACATAAATATTCTCCATGCCAGCAGAAGGAGGAACAGCGTGGTGGGGTGCAGGCTGGCAGGTGTGGGTCCCGTTCCCCGCTGCAGCAGGCTGGACTGCGACACCAAAATCCCTGGCGCCTCTAGCCTAAGCACTACCACGTACAGCAGTACACCAGAGATAATACCAAGTGGTTTATATCATCGACTCCATTGTATGCAGACTAGGCATGGAAGTAACCAGCTGCATAGCAGAGCACGGCTGGGGCAACCGTGGACTCTGCTCCCAGTCCGCGCTCTCTGCCATGGGCCATACTCTTCCAATAAGGATTTACTGCCTCATGGCTGCAAGGTGCAAGGACCACGCTATCACAAGCTATGCCATCAGAAAAAGTATATTCCGAGAGGAATAGTACTAATAAAGTATACTTTCTGCTTACCACAGTCGAAAGGATTCAGCACAATATGTCCATCTTCAGCTGCAGTAGAGCAGTGGTGGGTGTTTTACTGAGGATCCTTGGTCTTCCAAGTGTTTCTCTGCCCTGAGGCTGGAAGGTCTCCacacaggcagctctccagaacAGGACACAAGAATGGAAGCAACTGCAGCATGACTGCAGAGTCActagagaagaggaaatgggTGACATCAGctcaaaggaaatgagaaataaaataagctgTAGAGGAAAAGCAATTAACCACAGTAAAGACCTGGTAAGTCCTAAAAGCTTTCCTCAAAGTATCTCTGCTTCTGATGATCCTGAAAGTGGGCAATGTTAGGATTTTCCTCTAAAGGCAAACTAGGAATCCACTCCCTGTCCCTGGTTAGATCCGGGATTAGACAGCATTTGAGCATCCTTCTTCCAAATGGATGAATGGCAGAAGCCAGAAGAGCTTTCACTTAATAACTTTGAGGAAAGGAAGTGCCAGGAAACTCATATATCCTGTGGACAGACACATTCCCTACCAGAGTTTCCTTCACACCTGTGCTGGGGCTAAACAGACCCAGAAATCCAGCCATCCCAAGACTCCTTTTATCTCAGGGACCTTCAGTGGACACTGAGACACCACAGCATGGCAGGTCTTCACCTGGCCCATCCACCTTCACATCATGACCACCATTATTAGTGGCAGCCTGAAGACTCATCACAACGATGCGAGTTGGTGGAGCACTCAGGGAGACACCGGTGAGAAGCAAAGCTGCACACATGGTCCCAGCTAAGCCGTAAAGCCCAAGTTGTAGCTCGCATGCTGATGGTTAACCTGGCCTCCATGCGGACACTGCTCTGACACCTGCACACAGTGTGGAGGTGAACTTGGAGCAACTGCACCATGTCCTGCACAGATCTCACACCTGCAGACACCTACAGGAACTGGAACACCGAGTCTGGTGCCTGGGTTCAGTGTGAAACACAGGATAGAGCCACAAAGTCCGGTACCAGCACAAAGAGGTGTCTGAGCCTGCAACAAGGCTGCTGAGGAACAACATGGGCTCAAGTGGAAGCAGAAGAGGCCAGTCTGCATTGGTGCTCCCCAGGAAAGGTTGGATCTCCAGGCTCTTCTCATGAATTGCCATCTATGGCAAACAGCCCAGGGTAGACCCTGGCCTCGTCCATGCTGTGAGGAGCACCAGAGACCCCCATGGTGTGGTGTCACATCTTGGGAGAGCCATCAGGGCCAGGCTGAGGGTTGTGTCCCCTGGGCCACATCAGTTGAGGGCACCTGCCAAACTTCTCCGAGAGCCAGGAGCTGGCACAGACACTGGGACACCTTCAAGTCATGCTTTTGCTGTTGGACTGGTG is part of the Phalacrocorax carbo chromosome 22, bPhaCar2.1, whole genome shotgun sequence genome and harbors:
- the PTAFR gene encoding platelet-activating factor receptor, which gives rise to MSGKDKSGAEGSAGSSILCQIDSEFRYKLFTIFYSIIFILGFVANCYVLWIFSRIYPTKKLNEIKIFMVNLTVADLLFLITMPMWIIYYSNNGDWIMPEFLCNVAGCLFFVNTYSSVAFLMVITYNRYQAVTNPIKAAQFTTQRRGIYISAAIWIITVGSSLYYLFDKNTNQEEMNLRNFTRCFERYKPSGSVSAVLAIHIIICVLFYIIFLFILGWNIIIIRTLFSKSVQPQKRAHVKQRALWMVCMVLGVFIISFVPHHIVDLPWTLTVLEHWKKEDCHLRQLLNDAHQVTLCLLSMNCVLDPIIYCFLTKKFQKHLSENLKSMKGSRKCSRQTTDTGIEGTIHQEDAIRI